One Methanofervidicoccus abyssi genomic window, TTAAAAAATCGATAAGGTGGTAAGATGGGTGGAAGATGGGGGGTTGTCCATATCTATGCCTCCTACAACAACACTATAATACACGTTACAGATATAACAGGAGCAGAGACAATAGCTAGGATCTCTGGAGGTATGATTGTAAAGAACCAGAAGGATGAAGCTTCTCCATATGCAGCTATGCAGGCGGCATTTAAAATAGCAGAGATGATAAGGGAGAAAGGCATTGATAAGGTCCATATAAAGGTAAGGGCTCCTGGAGGCAGTGGTCCAAAGAACCCTGGACCTGGTGCCCAGGCAGCAATTAGGGCTTTAGCAAGAGCAGGGATACAGATCGGTAGGATAGAGGATGTAACACCAATACCTCACGATGGAACCACACCAAAGAAGAAATACAGGTAAAACACTTTTTTAACTTGGTGGCTTGGTGGTAATCTTGATAGATGATATCCAAAAGGAAAAAACACGAATAGGGGATATCCTCAGATTTAAATTAAAGGGGCCTATCTCCTTCTCCAACGCCCTAAGGAGAATAATGATATCTGAGGTACCTACATATGCTATCGAGTACGTATATGTCTATGAAAACACATCCTCTATGTACGACGAATTGATAGCCCATAGGTTGGGACTGATTCCAATAAAAGGAAAACCTCTTAGTGAGGATGAAGTTATTACCTTTACCCTCAATAAGGAAGGTCCCTGTACAGTATACTCGGGGGATTTAAAATCTGAAACAGGAGAAGTTGCATTTAAAAATATACCTATTGTTAAATTAAAGGAAGGGCAAAAATTAAAGTTGGAATGTGAAGCTGTGGTAGGTATAGGAAAGGTACATGCAAAATGGCAACCTTGTAACAGCATATACAAACAGATAGATGAAGAGGAAGTCGAGTTCTTAGTGGAATCTCATGGTAATATGGAACCAGAGGAAATACTAATTTCATCTATTGAGATATTAAAGAACAAAGCTGAAAAACTTTTAAAGGAGTTGGAAACACTTGAAAGATAAGGTGGGGTCTATGAGAGAACCTAAGGCAACTAACCCAAAGATCTTAAAATTGATAGAGACACTTAAATTTGAATCCTATAGGACTAATAGGAAGATCTGGAAAGATTTGGCAAGGAGACTATCAAAACCTGCGAGGAGGAGAGCAGAAGTTAATATAAGTAAGATAAATAGATATACAAAAGAGGGTGAGATTGTAGTTGTTCCAGGAAAGGTGTTAGGTGCTGGAAGATTGGACCATAAGGTAGTTGTTGCTGCACTCTCCTTCTCAGAAGGTGCTAAAAGGGCTATTGAAGAAGTAGGAGGGAGATGTATAACTATCGAGGAGTTGGTTAAAGAAAATCCTAAAGGTGTCCAGATAAGGATTATGTCATAAAGATTGAAACACAGGTGGAAGGTATGGTAGTTATAGACGCTAAAAATGCAGTGGCTGGAAGGTTGGCATCTTACGCTGCAAAATTGGCTCTTTCTGGAGAAGAAGTATTGATTATAAACGCAGAGAAAGCAATAATAACTGGAAATAGAGATTACATTTTTAAAAAATTTCTCCAAAGAAGACATAGGAAAAGTATAAGCAATCCAAGGAGGATGGGTCCAAAGTATCCAAGGAGACCTGATGAAATTCTTAGGAGAATGATAAGAGGGATGCTACCATACAAGAAAGCCAAAGGAAGGCAGGCATTTAAGAGGGTTAAGGTTACAGTAGGAACCCCAGAAGGTATAACACCAGATATCACCTATACAAAGATGCCAAATACTCATAAGTTTGTAACTATTGGAGAAATTAGTAGATTCTTAGGTGCTAAATTTTAAAGAGGTGATCCTGTGAAGATAGTACATACTGTAGGTAAAAGAAAAACTGCCATTGCAAGGGCTACTGTAAGGGAGGGAAAGGGTAGAATTAGGATAAACAAAATACCTATCGAACTCTTTGGACCGAAATATTTAAATATGAAGTTGATGGAACCTGTTATATTGGCAGGTGATGTAATCAAAACCATGGACATAGACATTACAGTTAAAGGAGGAGGGGTTGCTGGGCAGATAGATGCAGCAAGAACGGCCTTAGGTAAGGCTATCGTAGAATTTACAGGAGATATGGAGATAAAGAAGAAGTTCTTAGAGTACGACAGAACGTTGTTAGTCAGTGATGCAAGGAGAACTGAACCACACAAACCAAGTAGATCTACTAAGGGACCAAGAGCTAAGAGACAGAAATCTTACAGATAAATTTCTATTATTTTTTCGGTGATATTGTGGTGATGTTTCCCATTAGATGCTTTTCCTGTGGTTCTGTAATATCTGAGGTATATGAAGAGTATCGCTCACGGTTGTTAAAGGGAGAGAACCCCAAAGACATCCTCGATGACTTAGGGATTAAGAAGTACTGTTGTAGGAGGATGTTTATATCCCATAGGATAGAGGAAGATGGAAGAGAATTATTTGATGACATGATGGAACATGAATCCTACTAAGTTTTTCACGTGGGACTGTGGGGTAGCCTGGTCCATCCTGCGCGTCTGGGGGGCGCGCGACCCGAGTTCAAATCTCGGCAGTCCCACCATTTTTTTATTTTTTATCATGTTTAGCAGTATCTTTGGTGTTTTTTATGAGATATACCAGGTTTGAAAAAGCTAGACTCATTGGGGCTAGATCTCTACAGATCTCAGATGGGGCTTATTTAACCGTAGATACAGAGAGAGAGTCTTCCTTAGATATCGCAAAGGAGGAATTTGAAAAGGGAAAGATACCCTTAGTAGCAAAACCTAAAAAGAGAAACTAATTCTTTTTTTAATATAACTACTTAGAGGTAGATTTCTGTGGATGGAGAGATTCTAATAGAGAGGATCACTACAAAGAAAGTTTTTAAAAACTCCAAAATAGGAATTAAGATAACGACATTAACACCAGTTGGTATAGGATATCACATACTTCCAGTGGAAAATCCTGACTACGTCATATCTGATATCGAGAATATAATAGCACCAGAACTTGTTGGACACTCTGCATCGGATCAAGATCTTGTGGACTCTATAATATGTAGTACTCCAATAGAAGATACGGCTACAACTATGGGAGTTTCTCTAAGTGTCTCCCAGGCAGCAGCCAACGCCCTCGAATTACCACTGTTTAAATATATTGGAGGTGCTCTATCTACCCAGTTACCTCCTGTAGGCTGTCCTCTACTCTCGGACGGCGAGAGGGACCTTATAGTAATACCTATGACTGAATCCATAGAAGAGATGGTATATATTTACAAGAGAATATTAGAACACCTCTCCTTTACATATAAAAATACAGTTATAGATATAGAAGGGAGGTATAGGTGTAAAAATATTTTTGAGGAGATAGATAGATTTAAAGAGATAGTGTCTGAGGTATCTGAAGAAGAAGATGTTAAGATACTGGTAGGTGCCTCAGTAAAGGAAAA contains:
- a CDS encoding 30S ribosomal protein S11, which translates into the protein MGGRWGVVHIYASYNNTIIHVTDITGAETIARISGGMIVKNQKDEASPYAAMQAAFKIAEMIREKGIDKVHIKVRAPGGSGPKNPGPGAQAAIRALARAGIQIGRIEDVTPIPHDGTTPKKKYR
- a CDS encoding 50S ribosomal protein L18e, with translation MREPKATNPKILKLIETLKFESYRTNRKIWKDLARRLSKPARRRAEVNISKINRYTKEGEIVVVPGKVLGAGRLDHKVVVAALSFSEGAKRAIEEVGGRCITIEELVKENPKGVQIRIMS
- a CDS encoding 50S ribosomal protein L13; its protein translation is MVVIDAKNAVAGRLASYAAKLALSGEEVLIINAEKAIITGNRDYIFKKFLQRRHRKSISNPRRMGPKYPRRPDEILRRMIRGMLPYKKAKGRQAFKRVKVTVGTPEGITPDITYTKMPNTHKFVTIGEISRFLGAKF
- a CDS encoding 30S ribosomal protein S9, producing MKIVHTVGKRKTAIARATVREGKGRIRINKIPIELFGPKYLNMKLMEPVILAGDVIKTMDIDITVKGGGVAGQIDAARTALGKAIVEFTGDMEIKKKFLEYDRTLLVSDARRTEPHKPSRSTKGPRAKRQKSYR
- a CDS encoding DNA-directed RNA polymerase subunit K encodes the protein MRYTRFEKARLIGARSLQISDGAYLTVDTERESSLDIAKEEFEKGKIPLVAKPKKRN
- a CDS encoding phosphopyruvate hydratase family protein, producing the protein MDGEILIERITTKKVFKNSKIGIKITTLTPVGIGYHILPVENPDYVISDIENIIAPELVGHSASDQDLVDSIICSTPIEDTATTMGVSLSVSQAAANALELPLFKYIGGALSTQLPPVGCPLLSDGERDLIVIPMTESIEEMVYIYKRILEHLSFTYKNTVIDIEGRYRCKNIFEEIDRFKEIVSEVSEEEDVKILVGASVKENIEDDKIYERISDLDYFESPKIVEFDGILTTEGIDEVADFSKVEPYTVSTLSELYYYVEYILERGLDPLISGNNPTFSHIAVGLRIPLIRCNINSNILNELWDIERVLNNPYINKF
- a CDS encoding DNA-directed RNA polymerase subunit D, with the protein product MIDDIQKEKTRIGDILRFKLKGPISFSNALRRIMISEVPTYAIEYVYVYENTSSMYDELIAHRLGLIPIKGKPLSEDEVITFTLNKEGPCTVYSGDLKSETGEVAFKNIPIVKLKEGQKLKLECEAVVGIGKVHAKWQPCNSIYKQIDEEEVEFLVESHGNMEPEEILISSIEILKNKAEKLLKELETLER
- a CDS encoding DNA-directed RNA polymerase subunit N, whose amino-acid sequence is MMFPIRCFSCGSVISEVYEEYRSRLLKGENPKDILDDLGIKKYCCRRMFISHRIEEDGRELFDDMMEHESY